In one window of Microcaecilia unicolor chromosome 9, aMicUni1.1, whole genome shotgun sequence DNA:
- the ATP6V1E1 gene encoding V-type proton ATPase subunit E 1, which produces MALSDADVQKQIKHMMAFIEQEANEKAEEIDAKAEEEFNIEKGRLVQTQRLKIMEYYEKKEKQIEQQKKIQMSNLMNQARLKVLKARDDLISDLLNEAKLRLAKVTKDAARYQALLDGLVLQGFFQLLESKVVIRCRKQDLPMVQMAVQKSIPSYKSATRKDIDVVVDQDSCLSPEISGGVEMFNADGRIKVSNTLESRLDLIAQQMMPDIRGALFGANANRKFLD; this is translated from the exons ATCAAGCATATGATGGCTTTCATTGAACAAGAAGCAAATGAGAAGGCAGAAGAAATTGATgccaag GCAGAAGAAGAGTTTAACATTGAGAAAGGTCGCCTTGTTCAGACTCAGAGACTGAAGATCATGGAGTATTACGAGAAGAAGGAGAAACAAATAGAACAGCAGAAAAAAAT TCAGATGTCAAACCTGATGAATCAGGCCAGACTGAAGGTCCTTAAGGCGAGGGATGATCTAATTTCA GATTTGTTGAATGAAGCCAAACTGAGGCTTGCTAAAGTGACAAAGGATGCTGCCAGGTACCAGGCCCTGCTGGATGGGCTTGTTCTTCAG GGTTTTTTCCAGCTGCTGGAAAGCAAAGTGGTGATTCGTTGCCGTAAGCAAGACCTCCCCATGGTTCAG ATGGCAGTTCAGAAGAGCATCCCCAGCTACAAGTCTGCTACCAGGAAAGACATTGATGTTGTCGTTGACCAGGACAGCTGCCTGTCTCCCGAAAT TTCAGGTGGTGTTGAAATGTTCAATGCAGATGGGAGAATCAAAGTATCCAATACTCTGGAGAGTAGACTGGATCTTATAGCCCAACAG ATGATGCCAGATATCAGAGGAGCCTTGTTTGGTGCCAATGCAAACAGAAAGTTCCTGGACTAA